One uncultured Jannaschia sp. DNA segment encodes these proteins:
- the rpmF gene encoding 50S ribosomal protein L32, protein MAVPQNKVTPSRRNNRRSHDSLTPGNPAECPNCGELKRPHHVCGACGHYADREVIAADAVELDDDVA, encoded by the coding sequence ATGGCCGTTCCGCAGAACAAGGTCACCCCTTCCCGCCGCAACAATCGCCGCTCCCACGACAGCCTGACGCCGGGCAACCCGGCCGAATGCCCGAACTGTGGCGAACTGAAGCGTCCGCATCACGTGTGCGGCGCCTGCGGCCATTACGCGGACCGCGAAGTCATCGCGGCCGACGCGGTCGAACTGGACGACGACGTCGCCTGA
- the plsX gene encoding phosphate acyltransferase PlsX, which produces MSDETGGASVSKPSVADAGSTPGGVLSIDAMGGDLGPEAVVAGMARAVKLNPAIRFVVHGDKPVLDALIAKRRGLSDHCTTRHAEGVVTMDDKPAQVMRNGKDTSMWSAIESVRSGEATVCVSCGNTGALMAVAMIRLRKLPGVNRPAIAIFWPSRNPKGFNVMLDMGADIRADADDLLQYALMGTSYARNALGLDRPRVGLLNVGTEEHKGRSELREAHDLIEALADANRFEFVGFVEGGDIPSDRVDVIVTDGFTGNVALKTGEGTAKFVRDMLSEAFRATPLSKIAALLAMTSLKRLAARIDPRRVNGGVFLGLNGTVVKSHGSADETGVASAIALAWDLSTSGFSEKLKARLDTATGLQDEDQA; this is translated from the coding sequence ATGTCGGATGAGACCGGCGGCGCCTCCGTTTCCAAGCCCTCCGTGGCCGATGCCGGGTCGACGCCCGGCGGCGTGCTGTCGATCGACGCGATGGGCGGCGATCTCGGACCCGAGGCGGTCGTCGCGGGCATGGCCCGCGCCGTCAAGCTCAACCCCGCCATCCGCTTCGTCGTCCACGGCGACAAGCCGGTCCTCGACGCGCTGATCGCCAAGCGGCGCGGCCTGTCCGATCACTGCACCACCCGCCACGCCGAGGGCGTCGTCACGATGGACGACAAGCCCGCGCAGGTCATGCGCAACGGCAAGGACACCTCGATGTGGTCCGCGATCGAGTCGGTCCGCTCGGGCGAGGCGACGGTCTGCGTCTCCTGCGGCAACACCGGGGCGCTGATGGCCGTGGCGATGATCCGGCTGCGCAAGCTGCCCGGCGTCAATCGGCCCGCCATCGCGATCTTCTGGCCGTCGCGCAATCCCAAGGGCTTCAACGTGATGCTCGACATGGGCGCCGATATCCGCGCCGATGCCGACGATCTTCTGCAATACGCGCTGATGGGCACCTCCTACGCCCGCAATGCGCTGGGCCTCGACCGGCCGCGGGTCGGCCTCCTGAATGTCGGCACCGAGGAGCACAAGGGCCGCTCGGAGCTGCGCGAGGCGCATGACCTGATCGAGGCGCTGGCCGATGCCAACCGCTTCGAGTTCGTCGGCTTCGTCGAGGGCGGGGACATCCCGTCGGACCGCGTCGACGTGATCGTCACCGACGGCTTCACCGGCAATGTGGCCCTCAAGACCGGCGAGGGTACGGCCAAGTTCGTGCGCGACATGCTGTCCGAGGCCTTCCGCGCCACGCCCCTTTCGAAGATCGCGGCCCTTCTTGCGATGACGTCGCTCAAGCGGCTCGCCGCCCGGATCGACCCGCGCCGCGTCAACGGTGGCGTGTTCCTCGGGCTCAACGGCACGGTCGTCAAATCCCACGGTTCGGCGGACGAGACCGGCGTCGCCTCGGCCATCGCGCTGGCCTGGGACCTGTCGACCTCGGGGTTCAGCGAGAAGCTCAAGGCCCGGCTCGACACCGCCACCGGACTTCAGGACGAGGATCAGGCATGA
- a CDS encoding beta-ketoacyl-ACP synthase III, which yields MTASVTRAVIRGVGHYLPERVVENDWFTTFLDTSDEWIKSRSGIERRHFAAEGQTTSDLATRAAEAALADAGMQPNDIDTIILATSTPDLTFPATATIVQERLGMTRGFAFDVQAVCAGFVYALSNANALILSGQAKRVLVIGAETFSRIMNWEDRTTCVLFGDGAGAVILEATEGTGSASDRGILATDLHSDGRHRDILKVSGGVSASQSTGHLMMAGKEVFRHAVEKLARSTIDVLDMAGVTVDDVDCVIPHQANIRIISRTAQKLDLPMEKVVVTVQDHGNTSAASIPLAMSVAKASGQVSEGDLVVTEAIGGGLAWGAVALRW from the coding sequence ATGACCGCAAGCGTGACCCGAGCGGTGATCCGCGGTGTCGGCCATTACCTCCCCGAGCGGGTCGTCGAGAACGACTGGTTCACCACCTTCCTCGACACCTCCGACGAGTGGATCAAGTCCCGCTCCGGCATCGAGCGCCGCCACTTCGCCGCCGAGGGGCAGACGACCTCGGACCTCGCCACCCGCGCGGCCGAGGCCGCCCTCGCCGACGCCGGTATGCAGCCGAACGATATAGACACGATCATTCTCGCGACCTCGACCCCCGACCTGACATTTCCGGCTACCGCGACCATCGTGCAGGAGCGGCTGGGCATGACCCGCGGCTTCGCCTTCGACGTCCAGGCCGTCTGCGCGGGCTTCGTCTACGCGCTGTCGAACGCCAACGCCCTGATCCTGTCGGGTCAGGCCAAACGCGTGCTGGTGATCGGCGCCGAAACCTTCAGCCGGATCATGAACTGGGAGGATCGCACGACCTGCGTGCTCTTCGGCGATGGCGCTGGCGCGGTGATCCTGGAGGCGACCGAGGGCACGGGCTCCGCGTCCGATCGCGGCATCCTCGCCACCGATCTGCACAGCGACGGGCGACACCGCGACATCCTCAAGGTGTCGGGCGGCGTCTCCGCGTCGCAATCCACCGGCCATCTGATGATGGCCGGCAAGGAGGTGTTCCGCCACGCCGTCGAAAAGCTCGCGCGCTCGACCATCGACGTGCTCGACATGGCGGGCGTGACCGTGGACGACGTGGATTGCGTGATTCCGCACCAGGCCAATATCCGCATCATCAGCCGCACCGCCCAGAAGCTCGACCTGCCGATGGAAAAGGTCGTCGTCACCGTTCAGGACCACGGCAACACCTCGGCCGCATCGATTCCCCTCGCCATGTCCGTGGCCAAGGCCAGCGGGCAGGTCTCCGAGGGCGATCTGGTCGTGACCGAGGCGATCGGCGGCGGTCTGGCCTGGGGTGCCGTCGCGCTGCGCTGGTAG
- the ihfA gene encoding integration host factor subunit alpha, translating to MPSDDQSKRRTGANMTGKTLTRMDLSEAVFRDVGLSRNESANLVSSVLQHMSDALVGGEQVKISGFGTFSCRDKAARVGRNPKTGEEAPIPPRRVLTFRPSHLMKDRVAAGNAELEQA from the coding sequence CTGCCCTCGGACGACCAATCCAAAAGACGAACCGGAGCAAACATGACCGGAAAGACCCTGACCCGAATGGACCTGAGCGAGGCCGTCTTTCGGGACGTCGGCCTGTCGCGCAACGAGAGCGCGAACCTCGTCTCGTCAGTCCTGCAACACATGTCGGATGCCCTCGTGGGCGGCGAGCAGGTCAAGATCTCGGGCTTCGGCACCTTCTCGTGCCGCGACAAGGCCGCCCGTGTCGGCCGTAATCCCAAGACCGGCGAAGAGGCCCCGATCCCGCCCCGCCGCGTGCTCACCTTTCGGCCGTCGCACCTGATGAAGGACCGTGTCGCGGCCGGCAACGCCGAGCTCGAGCAGGCCTGA
- a CDS encoding MerR family transcriptional regulator, translating to MAKPPEKADGAFRTIREVADWLTVPTHVLRFWESKFEQIAPVKGAGGRRYYRPEDMRLLGGIKVLLHDRGLTIRGVGQKIDDDGVEPVMALSPELEMPEQPLQRTRKVIRNGDAEGTAPRVVPFDRKTKSPAAPDTPVDATQADRPDADPVEAPGTDTARPQPVDRITPPAEPDQPAPPTPEDIAAPGDAVEPASPDEDAEPIAPDGVGPVPDGPSPDMPEVDLPDVAEAAPQPDRPEPDAAPPAMEIPMIDAAAPPPTLAALRLARAATGIDASNARQMRRVIRKLRGLVEEIEDELDA from the coding sequence TTGGCCAAACCTCCCGAGAAGGCGGATGGAGCCTTTCGCACCATCCGCGAGGTCGCCGACTGGCTGACCGTCCCGACGCATGTGCTGCGCTTCTGGGAGTCGAAGTTCGAACAGATCGCACCCGTGAAAGGTGCCGGCGGGCGTCGCTACTACCGCCCGGAGGACATGCGTCTTCTGGGCGGCATCAAGGTCCTGTTGCACGATCGCGGCCTGACGATCCGCGGCGTCGGACAGAAGATCGACGATGACGGGGTCGAGCCGGTGATGGCGCTCTCGCCCGAGCTGGAGATGCCCGAGCAGCCCCTGCAGCGCACCCGCAAGGTCATCCGCAATGGTGATGCCGAGGGCACCGCGCCCCGCGTCGTGCCCTTTGACCGCAAGACCAAGAGCCCCGCCGCTCCCGATACGCCCGTCGATGCGACCCAGGCCGACCGACCCGATGCCGACCCGGTCGAGGCACCGGGCACCGACACCGCGCGCCCGCAGCCCGTGGACCGCATCACGCCGCCCGCCGAACCGGATCAGCCCGCCCCCCCGACTCCCGAGGACATTGCCGCCCCCGGCGACGCAGTCGAACCCGCCTCGCCGGACGAGGATGCCGAACCCATCGCGCCCGACGGCGTCGGCCCGGTCCCCGACGGCCCCTCGCCAGACATGCCCGAGGTCGACCTGCCCGACGTGGCCGAAGCCGCACCGCAACCCGACCGCCCCGAGCCCGACGCGGCACCGCCCGCGATGGAGATCCCGATGATCGACGCCGCCGCGCCGCCGCCGACGCTCGCCGCCTTGCGGCTGGCGCGCGCAGCGACCGGGATTGACGCCTCGAACGCGCGCCAGATGCGCCGCGTGATCCGCAAGCTGCGCGGTCTCGTCGAGGAGATCGAGGACGAGCTGGACGCCTGA
- a CDS encoding 2'-deoxycytidine 5'-triphosphate deaminase yields MTDAPGVLASQQIEAMLARGAITAPPLVDGQVQPASLDLRLGDVAYRVRASFLPGAGRRLADRLPEFEMHRIDLSDGAVLEKGAVYLVPLQESLTLPPDLSAVANAKSSTGRLDLLTRTVTDGGTEFDRIPPAYDGPLYAEICPRSFSALVRPGMRLNQIRFRSGEAALDDDALRALHARVPLTDGTPVIDDGLGFSVDLTPGDGDLVGWRAKPHTGVIDLDRLGHYAPRDYWEAIRTTDRRIILDPGAFYILVSREAVTIPPTHAAEMAPYLAMVGEFRVHYAGFFDPGFGHGTPARGVLEVRCHEAPFVLEDGQIVGRLIYEGMSEVPAQLYGQGIASNYQGQGLKLSKHFAAP; encoded by the coding sequence ATGACCGACGCGCCCGGCGTCCTCGCCAGTCAGCAGATCGAGGCGATGCTCGCCCGCGGCGCGATCACGGCCCCGCCGCTGGTCGACGGTCAGGTTCAGCCCGCCTCCCTCGACCTTCGTCTCGGCGACGTCGCCTACCGCGTCCGCGCCTCCTTCCTGCCGGGTGCCGGACGCCGCCTCGCCGACCGCCTCCCCGAATTCGAGATGCATCGCATCGACCTCAGCGACGGCGCCGTTCTGGAAAAGGGTGCGGTCTATCTCGTTCCCTTGCAGGAATCGCTGACGCTGCCCCCCGATCTTTCAGCCGTGGCCAACGCCAAGTCCTCGACAGGCCGCCTGGACCTGCTGACCCGCACCGTCACCGATGGCGGGACCGAGTTCGACCGCATCCCGCCCGCCTATGATGGCCCGCTCTATGCCGAGATCTGCCCGCGCAGCTTCTCGGCCCTCGTGCGCCCCGGCATGCGCCTCAACCAGATCCGCTTCCGATCAGGCGAGGCGGCGCTCGACGACGACGCGCTGCGCGCGCTCCATGCGCGCGTGCCGCTGACCGATGGGACGCCCGTGATCGACGACGGCCTCGGATTCTCCGTCGATCTCACCCCCGGCGATGGCGATCTCGTCGGCTGGCGCGCCAAACCGCATACCGGCGTGATCGACCTCGACCGGCTGGGCCACTACGCGCCCCGCGACTACTGGGAGGCGATCCGCACCACCGATCGCCGCATCATCCTCGACCCCGGCGCGTTCTACATCCTCGTCAGCCGCGAGGCGGTCACGATCCCGCCGACCCATGCCGCCGAGATGGCGCCCTACCTCGCCATGGTGGGCGAGTTTCGCGTGCATTATGCGGGCTTCTTCGATCCGGGTTTCGGTCACGGCACGCCCGCGCGCGGTGTCCTCGAAGTCCGCTGCCACGAGGCGCCCTTCGTGCTGGAAGACGGCCAGATCGTCGGCCGCCTGATCTACGAGGGGATGTCCGAGGTGCCCGCACAGCTCTACGGGCAAGGGATCGCGTCGAATTACCAGGGCCAGGGGCTGAAGCTCTCGAAGCATTTCGCGGCACCCTGA
- a CDS encoding Lrp/AsnC family transcriptional regulator, which yields MADGEETEEVRSMRPAGRGLDAIDRKISGALAGDATLSYATLSERVGLSAAAIHERVRRLRASGAIRSTTADLDGAAMGKPMLAFVHVETTGWGKTRALTELADLPELEEIHSATGDACIILKVRVASSDALEGFLSRVYDLQGVQRTRTFLALSTYLERGVQAGVTEALAAEDHIRD from the coding sequence ATGGCCGATGGCGAAGAAACGGAGGAGGTTCGGTCCATGCGTCCGGCGGGCCGGGGTCTGGACGCGATCGACCGAAAGATATCCGGCGCTTTGGCCGGGGATGCGACGCTGTCCTACGCCACCCTATCCGAGCGGGTCGGCCTGTCGGCGGCCGCGATCCACGAGCGGGTGCGGCGGCTCAGGGCCTCGGGCGCGATCCGGAGCACGACGGCCGATCTCGACGGGGCGGCGATGGGCAAGCCGATGCTGGCCTTCGTCCATGTCGAGACGACGGGCTGGGGCAAGACGCGCGCGTTGACCGAACTGGCGGATTTGCCGGAGCTGGAGGAGATCCACTCCGCCACGGGCGATGCCTGCATCATCCTGAAGGTCCGGGTGGCGTCCTCGGACGCGCTCGAGGGGTTCCTGTCGCGGGTCTACGACCTGCAGGGCGTGCAGAGGACGCGGACATTCCTCGCGCTCTCGACCTATCTGGAGCGGGGCGTGCAGGCGGGCGTCACCGAGGCGCTCGCCGCCGAGGACCATATCCGCGACTGA
- a CDS encoding MFS transporter, giving the protein MNRNLNLLMTAVGVVGANSLVLGPVSASVGAALGRPAADVMLAAAGFGAVTALSALVLAPWIDRIGAARAIRLAFSALTMGLLLCGAAPGFGWLIAGQAIAGLASGVALPAAYALAAELAPPGRAAEALGRVLTGWTLAMVFGVTLSAVLADLVHWRAVFALAAMGAGGLALLRLPNRPGGPVTPPWSALPRPGVARGLLAQAAMMTAFYGTYSFLGAHFEQIGVPTLWGALPVLAYGIGFGLAGRFDPWLDRHGYGGAGPWVFGAVALALLALAAGAGSLWTLVPAFFAWGLANHLGLGLLVGRMTWAGGAQKGAVLGLNTAVTYLAVVAGAAGFRPVFQAGGFALCAGVGAGLAALLAVEAISQRGSRPAAPV; this is encoded by the coding sequence ATGAACCGCAACCTGAACCTTCTGATGACTGCCGTCGGCGTGGTCGGCGCGAATTCCCTCGTGCTGGGGCCGGTCTCGGCATCCGTGGGCGCGGCGCTCGGGCGACCGGCGGCGGATGTCATGCTCGCGGCGGCGGGGTTCGGCGCGGTCACGGCGCTCTCGGCGCTGGTCCTCGCGCCGTGGATCGACCGGATCGGCGCGGCCCGCGCGATCCGGCTTGCCTTCTCGGCGCTGACAATGGGCCTTCTGCTCTGCGGCGCGGCACCGGGCTTCGGATGGCTGATCGCGGGGCAGGCCATCGCCGGACTGGCGTCGGGCGTGGCGCTGCCTGCCGCCTACGCGCTCGCCGCCGAACTGGCACCGCCGGGCCGGGCCGCCGAGGCGCTGGGCCGGGTGCTGACGGGATGGACGCTGGCGATGGTCTTCGGCGTCACGCTCTCGGCGGTGCTGGCCGATCTCGTGCACTGGCGGGCGGTCTTCGCGCTGGCGGCCATGGGTGCGGGCGGTCTGGCGCTCTTGCGGCTGCCCAACCGGCCGGGCGGCCCCGTCACGCCGCCCTGGAGCGCCCTGCCCCGGCCCGGCGTGGCCCGCGGACTTCTGGCGCAGGCGGCGATGATGACCGCCTTCTACGGCACCTATTCCTTCCTCGGCGCTCATTTCGAGCAGATCGGCGTGCCGACGCTCTGGGGCGCGCTTCCGGTGCTGGCCTACGGCATCGGCTTCGGCCTCGCGGGGCGGTTCGATCCCTGGCTCGACCGGCACGGCTATGGCGGCGCGGGGCCTTGGGTCTTCGGCGCGGTGGCGCTGGCGCTTCTCGCGCTGGCTGCGGGGGCCGGGTCGCTCTGGACGCTGGTCCCGGCCTTCTTCGCCTGGGGGCTGGCCAACCATCTGGGCCTCGGGCTTCTGGTCGGGCGGATGACATGGGCGGGCGGCGCACAGAAGGGCGCCGTGCTGGGCCTCAACACAGCCGTCACCTACCTGGCCGTGGTCGCCGGGGCCGCGGGCTTCCGGCCCGTCTTCCAGGCCGGGGGCTTTGCGCTCTGTGCCGGGGTCGGGGCGGGTCTGGCCGCCCTCCTCGCCGTCGAGGCAATCAGCCAACGGGGCAGCCGGCCCGCTGCGCCGGTGTGA
- a CDS encoding DUF3445 domain-containing protein has translation MTAPVAPATDAGNVALEITQSALPHTPWADPALSRMPGMRPVTEGSWIIVDEVYGAQLAEKARLLAERRDHVLMAEPGSEAAQADCLETVLADLPPGFAREGRVVRRPDGFRVSLDGPPLEVASRLIQEDLLLLDRRGAEHVLIAGLLCFPAHWTLAEKIGRPLVRIHAPVPEYDADLARRVQRLFDRAVSGRPMWRANVLPHAEAVLHRPRAEAAAPERPETARYVRSERQTVLRLPRTGAVLFAVHTWIVPLDRLTPAQRAGCPVG, from the coding sequence GTGACCGCGCCCGTCGCGCCTGCAACCGACGCCGGGAATGTCGCTTTGGAGATCACCCAATCCGCGCTGCCGCATACGCCCTGGGCCGATCCGGCGCTGTCGCGGATGCCGGGCATGCGGCCGGTGACCGAGGGCTCGTGGATCATCGTCGACGAGGTCTACGGCGCGCAGTTGGCCGAGAAGGCCCGCCTTCTGGCCGAACGGCGGGACCACGTTCTTATGGCCGAGCCGGGCTCGGAGGCGGCGCAGGCGGACTGTCTCGAGACCGTGCTCGCCGACCTGCCGCCGGGCTTCGCGCGCGAGGGGAGGGTGGTGCGTCGCCCGGACGGGTTTCGCGTGTCACTCGACGGCCCGCCGCTCGAAGTGGCCTCGCGGCTGATACAGGAGGATCTTTTGCTGCTCGATCGGCGAGGGGCGGAGCATGTGCTGATCGCCGGGCTTCTGTGTTTCCCGGCCCATTGGACCCTCGCCGAAAAAATCGGCCGTCCGCTCGTTCGCATCCACGCGCCGGTGCCGGAATACGATGCCGACCTGGCCCGGCGGGTGCAGCGCCTGTTCGACCGTGCAGTCTCCGGCCGCCCGATGTGGCGCGCCAATGTCCTGCCCCATGCCGAGGCCGTGCTCCACCGGCCGCGCGCCGAGGCGGCGGCGCCCGAGAGGCCAGAGACGGCGCGCTACGTCCGGTCCGAGCGCCAGACGGTGCTGCGCCTGCCCCGGACGGGCGCCGTGCTCTTCGCGGTGCACACCTGGATCGTGCCGCTGGACCGGCTCACACCGGCGCAGCGGGCCGGCTGCCCCGTTGGCTGA
- the dddP gene encoding dimethylsulfonioproprionate lyase DddP, whose product MKDHYRDSRKIDPSRGTTLGDGTPNDQNRVEIGPTPLAFAEWAAAGLALPHLPTMRRYRLDRLTAACAARGYGGLLLFDPLNIRYATDSTNMQLWNAHNPFRAVLVRADGHMVIWDYRPAMFLSEFNPLVAEQRTGADLFYFDRGDGLPRAAATFAAEVRDLLTEGGAPLRIGADKPMIHALRALEAAEIEVHPGEEATEKARSVKGPDEIAAMRCALHACEAAMAEMEAFARAEVPRGGVTEADIWAEMHAANIRRGGEWIETRLLTSGPRTNPWFQECGGRVVSEGEILAFDTDLVGPYGMCADLSRTWWLGDMSARGDMIDAMRHALDHIRENEAMLGPGVPLRDLTFGTHVLRPAFQAQKYGCLIHGVGLCDEWPLIVYPDHHVDGAFDAYALEPGMTLCVEALVSPEGGDFSIKLEDQVLITEDGVENLTRYPFDPRLM is encoded by the coding sequence ATGAAGGACCACTATCGCGACAGTCGCAAGATCGACCCGTCCCGCGGCACGACGCTGGGCGACGGCACCCCCAACGATCAGAACCGGGTCGAGATCGGGCCGACCCCGCTGGCCTTCGCCGAATGGGCGGCGGCGGGGCTCGCGCTGCCGCATCTGCCGACGATGCGGCGCTATCGACTGGATCGTCTGACCGCCGCCTGTGCGGCGCGGGGCTATGGCGGCCTTCTGCTCTTCGATCCGCTCAACATCCGCTACGCGACCGACTCGACCAACATGCAGCTCTGGAACGCGCATAATCCGTTCCGCGCGGTGCTGGTCCGGGCCGACGGTCACATGGTCATCTGGGACTACCGCCCGGCGATGTTCCTGTCGGAGTTCAACCCGCTCGTGGCCGAGCAGCGGACCGGCGCGGATCTCTTCTATTTCGACCGGGGCGACGGGCTGCCCCGCGCCGCCGCGACCTTCGCCGCCGAAGTGCGGGACCTTCTGACCGAAGGCGGCGCGCCACTTCGGATCGGGGCGGACAAGCCGATGATCCATGCGCTCCGCGCGCTGGAGGCCGCCGAGATCGAGGTCCATCCCGGCGAGGAGGCGACCGAGAAAGCCCGCAGCGTGAAGGGCCCCGACGAGATCGCAGCCATGCGCTGCGCCCTCCATGCCTGCGAGGCCGCGATGGCCGAGATGGAGGCCTTCGCCCGCGCGGAGGTGCCCCGCGGCGGCGTCACCGAGGCCGATATCTGGGCCGAGATGCACGCCGCAAACATCCGGCGTGGCGGCGAATGGATCGAGACGCGGCTCCTGACATCCGGGCCGCGCACCAACCCGTGGTTCCAGGAATGCGGCGGCCGCGTCGTGTCCGAGGGCGAGATCCTCGCCTTCGACACCGATCTCGTGGGGCCCTACGGGATGTGCGCCGATCTCAGCCGGACGTGGTGGCTGGGCGACATGTCGGCCCGCGGCGACATGATCGACGCGATGCGCCACGCGCTGGATCATATCCGCGAGAACGAGGCGATGCTGGGCCCCGGCGTGCCGCTGCGCGACCTGACCTTCGGGACCCATGTCCTCAGGCCCGCGTTCCAGGCGCAAAAATACGGCTGCCTGATCCACGGCGTCGGGCTTTGCGACGAGTGGCCGCTGATCGTCTATCCCGACCACCATGTCGACGGCGCCTTCGACGCCTACGCGCTGGAGCCGGGGATGACGCTCTGCGTGGAGGCGCTGGTCTCGCCCGAGGGCGGCGATTTCTCGATCAAGCTCGAGGACCAGGTGCTGATCACCGAAGACGGGGTCGAGAACCTGACGCGCTACCCGTTCGATCCGCGCCTGATGTGA
- a CDS encoding mechanosensitive ion channel domain-containing protein — MLRALILTAALLHGGPAAAQEAPAQPSGTISTAQDGASDAAIDRRIEGIIAELDGFGDVTVTVSEGIVTFSGEVLDADSIDRLDELAARVDGVVAIENEVTENTEVATRLDPVLDRFGDRIAQFVAYLPLLLVAITAGLIVIALGFALARWDAPWRRLAPNAFIGDIYRLILRLAFVLAGVVVALDILNATAVLTGLLGAAGIVGLAVGFAVRDTVENFIASVMLSLRQPFRPNDVVDIEGSLGSVIRLTSRATILLDPDGNHLRLPNSFVFKAKIINYTRNAERRFGFALGIDPNDDLAEAKRIGMETLGGLDFVLADPPPQVWIAESGDSTITMEFYGWIDQAQSNFNVARGEALRLVMAALTQADIGLPEPTYRLNLTGGGLPVLDLPDQKGRGGEIVVSEAEPDAPAPPPTPEDVSVDRSIEKMVHQERRAVEDDLLTHAAPEE, encoded by the coding sequence GTGCTCCGCGCGCTGATCCTCACCGCCGCACTCCTCCACGGCGGTCCCGCCGCCGCGCAGGAGGCTCCCGCGCAGCCGTCCGGCACGATCTCCACTGCGCAGGACGGGGCCTCGGACGCGGCGATCGACCGCCGCATCGAGGGCATCATCGCCGAGCTCGACGGCTTCGGCGACGTCACCGTAACGGTAAGCGAGGGCATCGTGACCTTCTCTGGCGAGGTGCTCGACGCGGACTCCATCGACCGGCTGGACGAGTTGGCTGCGCGGGTCGACGGCGTCGTCGCGATCGAGAACGAGGTGACCGAGAACACCGAGGTCGCCACCCGGCTCGATCCCGTGCTCGACCGCTTCGGCGACCGGATCGCGCAGTTCGTGGCCTACCTGCCGCTCCTCCTCGTGGCGATCACGGCGGGGCTGATTGTCATCGCGCTGGGCTTCGCGCTGGCCCGCTGGGACGCACCCTGGCGGCGGCTTGCGCCCAATGCCTTCATCGGGGACATCTACCGCCTGATCCTGCGGCTCGCCTTCGTGCTGGCGGGCGTGGTAGTCGCACTCGACATCCTGAACGCGACGGCCGTGTTGACGGGCCTTCTGGGTGCGGCGGGCATCGTCGGCCTCGCTGTCGGCTTCGCGGTCCGCGACACGGTCGAGAACTTCATCGCCTCGGTCATGCTGTCCCTTCGCCAGCCGTTCCGGCCCAACGACGTGGTCGATATCGAGGGCTCGCTGGGGTCGGTCATCCGCCTGACCAGCCGCGCCACCATTCTGCTCGACCCGGATGGCAACCACCTGCGGCTTCCGAACTCGTTTGTCTTCAAGGCCAAGATCATCAACTACACCCGCAACGCCGAACGGCGCTTCGGCTTTGCGCTGGGGATCGACCCGAACGACGACCTGGCCGAGGCCAAGCGGATCGGGATGGAGACGTTGGGCGGGCTGGACTTCGTGCTGGCCGACCCGCCGCCGCAGGTCTGGATCGCGGAGTCCGGTGACAGCACGATCACGATGGAATTCTACGGCTGGATCGACCAGGCGCAATCGAACTTCAATGTCGCCCGCGGAGAGGCGCTGCGCCTTGTCATGGCCGCGCTGACCCAAGCCGATATCGGTCTGCCCGAGCCGACCTACCGCCTCAATCTCACCGGCGGCGGACTGCCAGTGCTGGACCTTCCCGACCAGAAGGGCCGGGGCGGCGAGATCGTGGTCTCCGAGGCCGAACCCGACGCGCCCGCGCCGCCGCCCACCCCCGAGGACGTGTCCGTCGATCGCAGCATAGAGAAGATGGTCCATCAGGAGCGGCGCGCGGTCGAGGACGACCTGCTGACCCACGCGGCCCCCGAGGAATAG